Proteins found in one Nocardia brasiliensis ATCC 700358 genomic segment:
- a CDS encoding SDR family NAD(P)-dependent oxidoreductase, which yields MSKVWFITGVSRGLGREWAAAALERGDRVAGTARDLTALAGQAGEFPGTFLPLRLDVTDRAGVHAAVEQAVQHFGHLDIVVNNAGFAQFGMVEELTEEQIRAELETNLLGPLWVTQAALPYLRAREAGHIIQVSSVWGLLAAANTGAYSASKWALEGLSQSLADEVAGFGIHVTVLEPASYDTGFALTQFTTANAVYDAARAAIDYSGQPLGAPRATRSALLAVVDADKPPRRLLLGQGALRYVTTEYEARMAQWREWASVSEAAQGN from the coding sequence ATGAGCAAGGTGTGGTTCATAACCGGCGTTTCCCGCGGGCTCGGCCGGGAGTGGGCGGCAGCCGCGCTGGAACGCGGCGATCGGGTCGCGGGCACGGCACGCGATCTGACGGCACTGGCCGGGCAGGCGGGCGAGTTCCCGGGGACCTTCTTACCGTTGCGGCTGGACGTGACGGACCGAGCCGGTGTGCACGCCGCGGTCGAACAGGCCGTACAGCATTTCGGGCACCTCGACATCGTCGTGAACAACGCCGGATTCGCGCAGTTCGGCATGGTGGAAGAGCTCACCGAGGAGCAGATCCGCGCCGAATTGGAGACCAATCTGCTCGGGCCACTGTGGGTTACCCAAGCGGCACTCCCCTACCTGCGCGCCCGCGAGGCCGGGCACATCATTCAGGTCTCCAGCGTCTGGGGGCTGCTGGCCGCGGCGAACACCGGCGCGTACAGCGCCTCGAAGTGGGCGCTGGAAGGGTTGTCCCAGTCGCTGGCCGACGAGGTCGCCGGGTTCGGCATCCACGTCACCGTGCTCGAACCCGCAAGCTACGACACCGGGTTCGCGCTTACCCAATTCACCACGGCGAACGCGGTTTACGATGCCGCCCGTGCGGCCATCGACTATTCGGGTCAACCGCTCGGCGCACCGCGGGCGACCCGATCCGCGCTGCTGGCCGTCGTCGACGCCGACAAGCCACCGCGCCGGCTGCTGCTCGGGCAGGGGGCGTTGCGCTACGTCACCACGGAATACGAAGCGCGCATGGCACAGTGGCGCGAATGGGCCTCGGTCAGCGAAGCGGCGCAAGGTAATTGA
- a CDS encoding TetR/AcrR family transcriptional regulator produces the protein MGKNETSAPVRARNPRGAGARLRDEIVAAAVALLDETGDASAITLRSVARRAGIAAPSIYRHFPDQPAIMLAVVQDAFEEMARQLRAAFDAAGESPRARLAAVCHGYLDFAQARPGPYRTMFGGVWVPDLGDSSVSESEMAILGDESLRLLAAALADCVAAGVSSSTDPAADAVALWLGLHGLAHQRVVAPSFPWPADIADRLITALAHLGAA, from the coding sequence ATGGGCAAGAACGAGACTTCGGCACCTGTCCGAGCCCGCAATCCGCGCGGTGCGGGCGCGCGACTGCGGGACGAGATCGTGGCGGCGGCGGTCGCGCTGCTCGACGAAACCGGTGACGCGAGCGCCATCACCTTGCGCTCGGTCGCGCGTCGCGCGGGCATCGCGGCTCCTTCGATCTACCGGCATTTCCCGGATCAGCCGGCGATCATGCTGGCCGTGGTGCAGGACGCCTTCGAGGAGATGGCGCGGCAGCTGCGTGCCGCGTTCGACGCCGCGGGCGAGTCGCCCCGTGCGCGACTCGCCGCGGTCTGTCACGGGTATCTCGACTTCGCGCAGGCTCGGCCCGGGCCCTATCGCACGATGTTCGGCGGGGTCTGGGTGCCCGATCTCGGCGACAGTTCGGTGTCGGAGAGCGAGATGGCGATTCTCGGGGACGAGAGCCTGCGTCTGCTCGCCGCGGCGCTCGCCGACTGTGTCGCCGCCGGAGTTTCCAGCAGTACCGATCCGGCCGCGGACGCGGTGGCGTTGTGGCTCGGACTGCACGGGCTCGCGCATCAGCGGGTGGTCGCGCCGTCCTTTCCGTGGCCCGCGGACATCGCGGACCGGCTCATTACCGCGCTCGCTCACCTCGGTGCGGCGTGA
- a CDS encoding amidase, with product MRYNEYRTYDAVGLAELVAKGEVQPAELLQVALDRCAQVDPAVNAVSLLMAEAGRAAAAAPSTGPFAGVPFLLKDLGQDFAGYPTSAGTGPLREIDASHHSIVVQRWIDAGLVIFGKTTTPEFGAVAVTETGTFGATRNPWDLDRSPGGSSGGAAAAVAAGIVPMAGASDGGGSIRVPAACTGLFGLKPGRGMVPAGPDAGENIFGASTSGVLSRSVRDTAVMLDVLSVPDPSGPYLSARAEQPYATAVSTSPRPLRIGFSSESPLGTPVHAEAVRAVEHTAALLEQLGHHVEPAAPRIDGEQLAHDFMAVWTANLATKLAKARRISGAPDSAFDITTRAAAAAGRAQTVTALLEAHEGWNAHGRALAAFHDSYDLWLTPTIAAPPLRIGQTKPPAALAKILGGLLEVGAGPAITRSPVYRKIVRANLAPVPFTPLANVTGRPAMSVPLHRTADGLPLGSQFVGALGSEFLLLQLAAQLETAQPWAQLEPPEPA from the coding sequence ATGCGGTACAACGAATATCGGACATATGACGCAGTCGGTCTGGCGGAGCTGGTGGCCAAGGGCGAAGTGCAACCGGCCGAACTGTTGCAGGTCGCACTGGACCGTTGCGCTCAGGTCGATCCGGCCGTCAACGCGGTGAGCCTGCTGATGGCCGAGGCCGGGCGGGCGGCAGCGGCCGCGCCGTCGACGGGGCCCTTCGCCGGGGTGCCCTTCCTGCTCAAGGATCTGGGCCAGGATTTCGCAGGGTATCCGACCTCCGCGGGCACCGGTCCGTTGCGCGAGATCGACGCCTCCCACCACAGCATCGTGGTGCAGCGGTGGATCGATGCCGGCCTGGTCATTTTCGGCAAGACCACCACGCCCGAGTTCGGGGCCGTAGCGGTCACCGAGACCGGAACCTTCGGCGCGACCCGGAATCCCTGGGACCTCGACCGATCGCCGGGCGGGTCGTCCGGCGGCGCGGCGGCCGCGGTCGCGGCGGGGATCGTGCCGATGGCCGGCGCCAGTGACGGCGGGGGCTCGATCCGGGTGCCGGCGGCCTGCACCGGACTGTTCGGCCTGAAACCGGGGCGCGGGATGGTGCCGGCCGGTCCGGACGCGGGCGAGAACATCTTCGGCGCCTCCACCAGCGGCGTGCTGTCGCGCAGCGTCCGCGACACGGCGGTCATGCTCGATGTGCTCAGTGTCCCCGATCCGAGCGGCCCCTACCTGTCCGCGCGGGCCGAGCAGCCCTATGCCACGGCGGTGAGCACCTCGCCGCGACCGCTGCGTATCGGGTTCAGCTCCGAATCACCTTTGGGCACACCGGTTCACGCCGAAGCTGTGCGGGCGGTCGAGCACACCGCGGCCCTGCTGGAGCAGCTGGGTCATCACGTGGAGCCCGCCGCGCCGCGGATCGATGGCGAGCAGTTGGCCCACGATTTCATGGCCGTGTGGACCGCCAATCTCGCGACCAAACTGGCGAAGGCCCGCCGGATCAGCGGTGCGCCTGACTCCGCGTTCGACATCACCACGCGGGCCGCGGCGGCGGCCGGGCGCGCACAGACCGTGACGGCTCTGCTCGAAGCGCACGAGGGCTGGAACGCTCACGGACGAGCCCTGGCCGCGTTCCACGACAGCTACGACCTGTGGCTCACGCCGACGATCGCCGCGCCGCCGCTGCGCATCGGCCAGACCAAACCTCCTGCGGCGCTGGCGAAGATCCTCGGAGGGCTGCTGGAAGTCGGTGCGGGCCCGGCGATTACGCGTAGTCCGGTCTACCGCAAGATCGTGCGGGCCAACCTGGCCCCGGTGCCGTTCACGCCGCTGGCCAACGTCACCGGTCGGCCGGCGATGAGCGTGCCACTGCATCGCACGGCCGACGGTCTGCCACTCGGCAGTCAATTCGTCGGCGCTCTCGGCAGCGAGTTCTTGCTGCTGCAACTGGCCGCGCAACTCGAGACGGCCCAGCCGTGGGCCCAGCTCGAGCCGCCCGAGCCCGCGTAA
- a CDS encoding AarF/UbiB family protein, with protein sequence MAKRTGAATPTPCSPSSRPACSRPARRRISRLEGCAMAKDIPTSRVRRGATFGKLVAGQAVRGAGVTLSMVGDTDAQRTARTERALADAAEDIVTVLGSMKGLAMKAGQLLSMFDLLAAFGIETMPPAQRERFQRKLAALYDQAPSLPFERMRTVLEADYGRPLAKVFAEFEATPIGTASIGQVYRARLHDGRTVAVKVQYPGIDIAIRADLKNLGLVLRMLRTIAPAVADHALFRELTTHFADETDYRAEAAHHRIVADSYRDHPFIRIPEVVTELCTARVLVTELVEGLRFDEIVALPDADRDRVGEIVYRFYVGTMAREHCFSGDPHPGNILLAADGKVAFLDFGLFKHMDDAAVEFELDCVRAAAEHRGAELRGLLTEYGVLEEDSPATADECLRLFYEVSGWLLTDAEIRIAADAAPNAILTFVDPRRGYFDRWRREYAPAEHAFARRVEYGTLALLGKLRAAGNWHRIAREWCYDEPPRTELGVLEHDWLATRGRDAQGDPRHRH encoded by the coding sequence GTGGCGAAGCGGACCGGCGCGGCTACACCGACACCGTGCTCGCCGTCCTCACGTCCGGCCTGCAGTCGCCCGGCCAGGCGAAGAATTAGCCGACTGGAAGGTTGTGCGATGGCGAAGGACATACCCACCTCACGGGTACGACGCGGCGCCACCTTCGGCAAACTCGTTGCCGGACAGGCAGTTCGGGGTGCCGGCGTGACGCTGTCGATGGTCGGCGACACCGACGCGCAGCGCACCGCGCGCACCGAACGAGCACTGGCCGACGCGGCCGAGGACATCGTGACCGTGCTGGGCAGCATGAAGGGCCTGGCCATGAAGGCCGGCCAACTGCTGTCGATGTTCGACCTGCTCGCCGCGTTCGGCATCGAGACGATGCCGCCGGCGCAGCGCGAACGGTTCCAGCGAAAACTCGCCGCCCTCTACGATCAAGCGCCGAGCCTGCCGTTCGAGCGTATGCGCACGGTGCTCGAAGCGGACTACGGACGACCGCTCGCGAAGGTTTTCGCGGAGTTCGAGGCCACACCGATCGGCACCGCCTCGATCGGTCAGGTCTACCGCGCCCGCCTGCACGACGGTCGTACTGTCGCGGTCAAGGTGCAGTATCCGGGGATCGATATCGCGATCCGAGCCGACCTGAAGAATCTCGGTCTGGTGTTGCGGATGCTGCGCACCATCGCGCCCGCAGTCGCCGACCACGCGCTTTTCCGGGAACTCACCACGCATTTCGCCGACGAGACCGACTATCGCGCCGAAGCGGCGCACCATCGGATCGTCGCCGACAGCTATCGCGATCACCCCTTCATCCGCATTCCCGAGGTGGTGACGGAGCTGTGCACGGCACGGGTTCTGGTCACCGAACTCGTCGAAGGACTGCGCTTCGACGAGATCGTCGCGTTGCCCGATGCGGACCGCGATCGCGTCGGGGAGATCGTGTACCGCTTTTACGTCGGCACGATGGCACGCGAGCACTGTTTCTCCGGCGACCCCCATCCGGGCAACATCCTGCTCGCCGCCGACGGCAAAGTGGCCTTTCTCGACTTCGGCCTGTTCAAGCACATGGACGACGCCGCAGTCGAATTCGAATTGGACTGCGTCCGCGCCGCCGCCGAGCATCGCGGCGCCGAGCTACGCGGGCTACTGACGGAATACGGCGTGCTGGAAGAGGATTCGCCCGCGACCGCGGACGAATGCCTGCGTCTGTTCTACGAGGTCTCCGGCTGGCTGCTCACCGACGCCGAGATCCGGATCGCCGCGGACGCCGCACCGAATGCCATTCTCACTTTCGTCGACCCGCGCCGCGGCTATTTCGACCGGTGGCGACGCGAATACGCGCCCGCCGAGCACGCGTTCGCACGACGCGTCGAATACGGCACCCTCGCGCTGCTCGGCAAGCTGCGCGCCGCCGGCAACTGGCACCGGATCGCGCGCGAGTGGTGCTACGACGAGCCGCCGCGCACCGAACTCGGTGTGCTCGAACACGATTGGCTCGCCACGCGCGGCCGGGACGCGCAGGGCGACCCGCGCCACCGCCACTGA
- a CDS encoding TetR/AcrR family transcriptional regulator: MTEPAKRGRGPGRPRDQQNTERRRRELIAAAYHVFTTKGYAAASTADITAEVGIGYGTFYRYFDSKRAILDEVVDYGLDRILTEIAGEVFVPEPVHREITVDWLVRTWSGAVERMCRIAESDPALMQALLFELPGIDDELNTRLLGLGGILAATVDRFLTRAVDAGVLRADVHTADVAWMLMALTIPPVMRTLQGGGEADRRGYTDTVLAVLTSGLQSPGQAKN, encoded by the coding sequence ATGACCGAACCAGCCAAACGCGGCCGCGGCCCGGGTCGGCCGCGCGACCAGCAGAACACCGAGCGGCGCAGGCGCGAGCTGATCGCCGCCGCCTATCACGTGTTCACCACGAAGGGCTACGCCGCGGCCTCGACCGCCGACATCACCGCCGAGGTCGGCATCGGGTACGGCACCTTCTATCGCTATTTCGACAGCAAGCGCGCCATCCTCGACGAGGTGGTCGACTACGGCCTCGACCGGATCCTCACCGAGATCGCGGGCGAGGTGTTCGTGCCCGAGCCGGTGCACCGCGAGATCACCGTCGACTGGCTGGTGCGGACCTGGTCCGGCGCGGTCGAGCGGATGTGCCGGATCGCCGAATCCGATCCCGCCCTGATGCAGGCGCTGCTGTTCGAATTGCCCGGCATCGACGACGAACTCAACACGCGCCTGCTCGGCCTGGGCGGGATACTGGCCGCGACCGTGGACCGCTTCCTGACCCGCGCCGTCGACGCCGGCGTGCTCCGCGCCGACGTGCACACCGCCGATGTCGCGTGGATGCTGATGGCGCTGACCATCCCGCCGGTGATGCGCACCCTGCAAGGCGGTGGCGAAGCGGACCGGCGCGGCTACACCGACACCGTGCTCGCCGTCCTCACGTCCGGCCTGCAGTCGCCCGGCCAGGCGAAGAATTAG
- a CDS encoding SDR family NAD(P)-dependent oxidoreductase: MTVVVVTGAGSGIGRAISLRFAGRGATVLVADIDECGGKETVALVRAAGGRAEFSPLDVSDATALAEFAARVARDHGVPDVVVNNAGILISGGFLEQSGDDWRRMIAINMLGPLLGSRLFVQQMVEAGKHGAIVNICSVGAFLPTSLAPSYVTAKAGAWMGTQALRAEFADRGIRVSAVCPGLIDTELSANGTLAGADARATADWGAKLARGQRIFGRSPDRVAAAVERAVRWNLSTVPVGVEAWAGWYLARLSPGVLRGLSGLAQMPLAEKAVELSDRVLGGRR; encoded by the coding sequence ATGACGGTGGTGGTGGTGACCGGTGCGGGCAGCGGCATCGGGCGGGCGATCAGTCTGCGGTTCGCCGGGCGCGGCGCTACCGTGCTCGTCGCCGATATCGATGAGTGTGGCGGGAAGGAGACCGTCGCGCTGGTGCGGGCGGCAGGGGGCCGGGCGGAGTTCTCTCCGCTCGACGTCTCCGACGCAACGGCCTTGGCGGAGTTCGCCGCTCGGGTCGCACGGGACCACGGCGTTCCCGACGTGGTCGTCAACAACGCGGGCATCCTGATCTCCGGCGGATTCCTCGAACAGAGCGGGGACGACTGGCGGCGCATGATCGCGATCAACATGCTGGGCCCGCTGCTCGGCTCGCGATTGTTCGTGCAGCAGATGGTCGAGGCGGGCAAGCACGGCGCCATCGTCAATATCTGCTCGGTCGGGGCGTTTCTACCCACGTCGCTGGCTCCCTCCTATGTGACCGCGAAGGCGGGCGCGTGGATGGGCACCCAGGCGTTGCGCGCCGAATTCGCCGATCGCGGCATCCGGGTCAGCGCCGTGTGTCCGGGATTGATCGATACCGAGCTGTCCGCGAACGGGACGCTAGCGGGAGCCGACGCTCGGGCGACGGCCGACTGGGGCGCGAAACTCGCACGCGGACAACGGATCTTCGGGCGGTCGCCGGATCGGGTCGCCGCCGCGGTCGAACGCGCGGTGCGCTGGAATCTGTCGACCGTGCCGGTCGGGGTCGAGGCCTGGGCCGGCTGGTACCTGGCGCGGTTGTCGCCGGGGGTGCTGCGCGGACTCTCGGGCCTGGCGCAGATGCCGTTGGCGGAGAAGGCGGTCGAGCTGTCGGATCGGGTACTGGGAGGCAGGCGATGA
- a CDS encoding SDR family NAD(P)-dependent oxidoreductase, with translation MRTAIVTGGGAGIGRETALLLARTGYRVVIADIDADSAHAAADEIGAAGGRAHPYRLDVASESQWDKCAEWVSGEFGPAHVLVNNAGVMDTGGFFETTAAQWQRTVDIDLMSVIYGSRVFARQMIDAGIPGHIVNVSSGAAFFPAKYIPAYATAKAAVLMATQALRVELRPKGIGVSAICPGAIRTDLLAHGERAGLDAAQQAAWRTEIGRVQGLAFAGPDKVARAIERAIRRDHAIVPVNLEAWLGYGAFRLSPSLTRVVGSLGSFTLADALLPRLRPLLNRITK, from the coding sequence ATGAGAACAGCGATCGTGACCGGCGGCGGCGCGGGCATCGGGCGCGAAACCGCGCTGTTGCTCGCGCGCACCGGATATCGCGTGGTGATCGCCGATATCGATGCCGACAGTGCGCATGCGGCGGCCGACGAGATCGGCGCGGCGGGCGGGCGGGCCCATCCGTATCGGCTCGACGTGGCCAGTGAGTCCCAGTGGGACAAGTGCGCCGAATGGGTCAGCGGCGAATTCGGCCCCGCCCATGTGCTGGTGAACAACGCGGGGGTGATGGACACCGGCGGATTCTTCGAAACCACTGCGGCGCAATGGCAACGCACCGTCGACATCGACCTGATGAGCGTGATCTACGGCTCTCGCGTGTTCGCCCGGCAGATGATCGATGCCGGTATCCCCGGCCATATCGTCAACGTCTCCTCGGGTGCGGCCTTTTTCCCGGCCAAATACATTCCCGCCTACGCGACCGCGAAGGCCGCGGTGTTGATGGCGACCCAGGCGTTGCGAGTCGAGCTGCGGCCCAAAGGAATCGGAGTGAGCGCGATCTGTCCCGGCGCGATCCGGACCGATCTGCTCGCGCACGGTGAGCGAGCGGGTCTCGACGCGGCCCAGCAGGCGGCCTGGCGGACGGAGATCGGGCGGGTCCAAGGTCTGGCGTTCGCCGGACCGGACAAAGTCGCGCGGGCCATCGAGCGGGCGATCCGGCGCGATCACGCGATCGTGCCGGTGAACCTCGAGGCGTGGCTCGGTTACGGCGCGTTTCGCCTGTCGCCCAGTCTGACTCGCGTAGTGGGCAGCCTCGGATCCTTCACGCTCGCCGACGCGCTGCTGCCCCGATTGCGGCCATTGCTGAACCGGATCACGAAATGA
- a CDS encoding flavin-containing monooxygenase, which produces MNETAAPLYEVAVIGAGPGGIAAGVKLRRAGIDDFIVLERSDEVGGSWHENHYPGLGVDIPALAYQYSFARKANWSRVFPHGAEVEQYHIDVARRFGVRARVRFGAEVEREEWDEHAGYWRLFLADGSIVSARFVISAVGAFVRPKTEVGIAGVRAFKGKVLRPSSWDHDYDLSGKTVGIIGTGASAVQIIPSIAPEVGKLTVFQRTPVWSLPKPDFRIPGALQRVLAVPGIQPVLHGGALVVIDLALRAVVGLPGGVVHPAMDRFDAGCRALYRRYLARVVTDPQTRTALTPDFGLVAKRPTLSNSYLRAYNRDNVALVTTPIEKITPTGVRTGDKTLHRLDALILATGYEVFSDPETYRPGTILGRNGFDLAKFYREEGLQAYQSVSVHGLPNRWTLVGPYSWTGSGWHAFVEMTADHAVRAIAETRRRGALWCEVRKEAADAYHRTVYRRGESLRYYLAELNGHVPTYYRNSQGDTTYVRPSGFFEARRGNRRFPLDDYRYEVQVPAGVPA; this is translated from the coding sequence ATGAACGAGACAGCAGCGCCGCTGTACGAGGTCGCCGTGATCGGGGCGGGTCCGGGCGGTATCGCCGCGGGTGTGAAACTGCGCCGGGCGGGCATCGACGATTTCATCGTGCTCGAGCGCTCCGACGAGGTCGGCGGCAGCTGGCACGAGAACCACTATCCGGGGCTCGGCGTCGATATCCCAGCGCTGGCCTACCAGTATTCCTTCGCCCGCAAAGCGAATTGGAGCCGGGTCTTTCCGCACGGCGCGGAGGTCGAGCAGTACCACATCGACGTGGCGCGGCGATTCGGCGTGCGTGCTCGAGTGCGGTTCGGCGCCGAGGTCGAGCGGGAGGAGTGGGACGAACACGCTGGCTACTGGAGGTTGTTCCTCGCCGATGGGTCCATCGTCAGCGCACGATTCGTGATCAGCGCGGTGGGCGCGTTCGTCCGGCCGAAGACCGAGGTGGGCATCGCCGGTGTGCGTGCCTTCAAGGGAAAGGTCCTGCGGCCCAGTAGTTGGGATCACGACTACGATCTGTCGGGCAAGACGGTGGGCATCATCGGCACCGGTGCCAGTGCGGTGCAGATCATTCCGTCCATCGCGCCGGAGGTCGGCAAGCTGACGGTCTTCCAGCGCACTCCGGTCTGGTCGTTGCCGAAGCCCGATTTTCGTATTCCCGGTGCGCTGCAACGGGTCCTGGCGGTACCTGGAATTCAGCCCGTGTTGCACGGCGGGGCGCTGGTGGTGATCGATCTCGCGTTGCGTGCGGTGGTCGGGCTGCCCGGGGGCGTGGTGCATCCGGCGATGGACCGTTTCGATGCCGGCTGCCGTGCGCTGTACCGGCGTTATCTGGCGCGGGTGGTCACCGACCCGCAGACCAGGACGGCGTTGACGCCCGATTTCGGTCTGGTGGCGAAGCGGCCCACCTTGTCGAACAGCTACCTGCGGGCCTACAACCGGGACAACGTGGCCCTGGTGACGACGCCGATCGAGAAGATCACGCCGACGGGAGTCCGCACCGGCGACAAGACGCTGCATCGGTTGGACGCCCTCATTCTGGCCACCGGCTACGAGGTCTTCTCCGACCCGGAGACGTACCGGCCGGGAACCATACTGGGCCGCAACGGATTCGACCTGGCCAAGTTCTATCGCGAAGAGGGTTTGCAGGCGTATCAGAGCGTCTCGGTGCACGGCCTGCCGAATCGGTGGACCCTGGTCGGCCCGTACTCGTGGACCGGTTCGGGTTGGCACGCGTTCGTGGAGATGACCGCCGACCACGCCGTGCGCGCGATCGCCGAGACGCGCAGGCGGGGTGCGCTCTGGTGCGAGGTGCGCAAGGAAGCGGCGGACGCATATCACCGCACGGTGTACCGGCGGGGTGAGTCGTTGCGCTACTACCTGGCCGAACTCAACGGCCATGTGCCGACCTACTACCGGAACTCGCAGGGGGACACCACCTATGTCCGGCCGTCGGGGTTCTTCGAGGCCCGGCGGGGCAATCGCCGGTTTCCGCTCGACGACTACCGGTACGAGGTGCAGGTCCCGGCGGGAGTTCCGGCATGA
- a CDS encoding alpha/beta hydrolase, producing MTGAAAAVQVEFASRAGLRLRVAHALLRATLRPAVDGLCVLAESGPLRGTRAFRIANLADLLAIPLRPARGTRRRAVLFPDFRAEWLWHRDDHGPDDTAQGAAILYFHGGGFLAGGLHSHRRLAARIARAAGVALLNVDYRQLPKGHFTDTVDDAVTAYRYLLDRGFTPDRVVFAGDSAGGGLTFAAALAARARALPLPAAIAAIAPFADLDPAIRRAHPNDRHDALLSARALAVPALLGFARDGVLDPLWSPINHDFTGMPPTLIQVSNLEVLLPDAEALARRCATAGVPHTLQVWDNAIHVFHAGADLLPDARAAVAELGAFVRRALDTAAAGRGTDRTTAA from the coding sequence ATGACCGGCGCGGCGGCCGCGGTGCAGGTCGAATTCGCGAGCCGGGCCGGCCTTCGGCTGCGGGTTGCGCACGCGCTCCTGCGTGCCACGCTGCGTCCGGCCGTCGACGGGCTGTGCGTCCTCGCCGAAAGCGGACCGCTGCGCGGCACTCGGGCCTTCCGGATCGCCAATCTCGCGGACCTGCTGGCCATTCCGCTGCGCCCGGCGCGGGGTACGCGGCGACGCGCCGTGCTGTTCCCCGACTTTCGCGCCGAATGGCTCTGGCACCGGGACGATCACGGCCCCGACGACACCGCGCAGGGCGCGGCGATCCTCTACTTTCACGGCGGCGGGTTCCTGGCGGGCGGGTTGCACAGCCACCGCCGGCTGGCCGCACGGATCGCACGGGCGGCTGGTGTCGCGCTGTTGAACGTGGACTACCGCCAACTGCCCAAGGGCCATTTCACCGACACGGTCGACGACGCGGTCACCGCCTACCGGTACCTGCTCGACCGCGGATTCACCCCCGACCGCGTGGTCTTCGCCGGTGATTCGGCGGGCGGAGGCCTGACTTTCGCGGCCGCACTCGCCGCTCGGGCCCGGGCGCTGCCGCTGCCCGCCGCCATCGCCGCGATCGCGCCGTTCGCCGACCTCGACCCGGCAATCCGGCGGGCGCACCCGAACGATCGGCACGACGCGCTGCTGTCGGCCCGGGCGCTGGCGGTGCCCGCACTGCTCGGCTTCGCGCGCGACGGCGTGCTCGATCCGCTGTGGTCGCCGATCAATCACGACTTCACCGGCATGCCACCGACATTGATCCAGGTGAGCAATCTCGAGGTGCTGCTGCCCGATGCCGAGGCGCTCGCCCGGCGCTGCGCCACGGCGGGCGTGCCACACACATTGCAGGTCTGGGACAACGCGATTCATGTATTCCACGCGGGCGCGGACCTGCTGCCGGATGCCCGTGCCGCCGTCGCCGAGCTGGGCGCGTTCGTGCGGCGCGCGCTCGACACCGCGGCCGCCGGCCGCGGCACCGACCGGACCACCGCGGCCTGA